Proteins encoded by one window of Streptomyces clavuligerus:
- a CDS encoding rodlin yields MIKKILATAAVTASMVGAGATMAPQAMAIGNDNGTTSFSGNGATQAYGNSATHGDMSPQMALIQGSLNKPCIGLPAKANVGSLIGVVPITVQDIPILSSPQNQQCTENSTQAKGDEPLSHILSNIPILSGNGAANS; encoded by the coding sequence GTGATCAAGAAGATTCTGGCTACCGCCGCGGTCACCGCTTCGATGGTGGGTGCGGGCGCCACGATGGCCCCCCAGGCGATGGCCATCGGAAATGACAACGGCACCACCTCGTTCAGCGGAAACGGTGCGACCCAGGCGTACGGCAACTCCGCCACGCACGGTGACATGAGCCCGCAGATGGCCCTGATCCAGGGTTCGCTGAACAAGCCCTGCATCGGCCTGCCGGCCAAGGCGAACGTCGGCTCCCTCATCGGTGTCGTCCCGATCACCGTGCAGGACATCCCGATCCTGTCCTCGCCGCAGAACCAGCAGTGCACCGAGAACTCGACCCAGGCCAAGGGCGACGAGCCGCTGTCGCACATCCTCAGCAACATCCCGATCCTGTCGGGCAACGGCGCCGCCAACAGCTGA
- a CDS encoding rodlin: protein MLKKVMATAAVTLSVTGVGAAMAPQAMAIGDDQGTTSVSGNGSVQAYGNSETHGDMSPQLGLVQGSLNKPCVGLPLKANVGSLIGLLVPVTVQDVAVLSSPQNQQCTENSTQAKGDEPLSHLLSNIPVLSGNGLANH from the coding sequence ATGCTCAAGAAGGTTATGGCGACCGCCGCGGTCACCCTCTCCGTGACGGGCGTCGGCGCCGCGATGGCGCCGCAGGCCATGGCGATCGGCGACGACCAGGGCACCACCTCGGTCAGCGGCAACGGCTCGGTCCAGGCGTACGGCAACTCCGAGACGCACGGCGACATGAGCCCCCAGCTCGGTCTCGTGCAAGGCTCGCTCAACAAGCCCTGTGTCGGTCTGCCGCTCAAGGCGAACGTCGGTTCGCTCATCGGCCTGCTCGTCCCGGTCACCGTGCAGGACGTCGCGGTCCTGTCCTCGCCGCAGAACCAGCAGTGCACCGAGAACTCGACCCAGGCCAAGGGCGACGAGCCGCTGTCGCACCTGCTCAGCAACATCCCGGTCCTCTCGGGCAACGGTCTCGCCAACCACTGA
- a CDS encoding chaplin, translated as MKHKKAAAVAAGVIMALGSAAPAMADAGASGAAIGSPGVLSGNVVQIPVHVPVNVCGNSINIIGLLNPAFGNTCINA; from the coding sequence ATGAAGCACAAGAAGGCTGCCGCGGTCGCCGCCGGCGTCATCATGGCCCTGGGCTCCGCCGCTCCGGCGATGGCCGACGCGGGCGCGAGCGGTGCGGCCATCGGCTCCCCCGGCGTGCTGTCCGGCAATGTCGTCCAGATTCCCGTGCATGTCCCCGTGAACGTCTGCGGCAACTCGATCAACATCATCGGACTGCTGAACCCGGCCTTCGGCAACACCTGCATCAACGCCTGA